The following DNA comes from Elusimicrobiota bacterium.
CGGTGGTCCGTCCAAGGCGATCTGCCCGGTCTCCGGGGAGACGGTCAAGGTCAAGGACGGCACGCCGAGCATGACATGGAAGGGCCGGCGGCTGTACTTCTCCAGCGAGGAGAACCTCAAGCGCTTCGCCGCGGCCCCTGATTCGTTCAAGACTCCCGAGCAGGCTCCGCCCTCGGGAGGCCACGAGGGGCATTGAGATGGGCTCCCTGCTGGTCATGGGCGTGATGATGGGCGTCATGGGGGCGGTCGGCCTCGGGTCCCTGTGGAAGTCCCGGCGGGCACCCGCGGAGGCCCCGGCCTTCGCGATCTCGCCCGTCGACGGGCGGCGCCTGGAGGTGACGCCCGCCACTCCGCGCGCGGTCGTGGGCGGGAAGACGTTCTTCTTCGAGGACGAGGAGCAGCAGCGCGCCTTCGTGCTCGAGCCGGTCGTCGTTCCAGAATCAAAAGGAGGTAGAAAATGAGAAAACTGATGAGCGCCGTCGTCGTCGCGGCCGCCGTCGCCGGAAGCGCCTTCGCCGCCGGCAGCCACATGGACCCGTCGGGCAAGGCCGAGACGATCTCGGGCGAGCTGCTCGACATGTCCTGCTACATGATGCACGAGGGCAAGGGACCCAAGCACGCCAAGTGCGCCGGCGCCTGCGTCACGGGCGGGGCCCCGCTCGGCCTGCTGACGAAGGACGGGAAGGTGTACCTCGTCGTGGGCAACCACGAGGACCAGAAGCCTTACGTCGAGGCCAAGGCGCAGGCGGGCAAGAACGCGAAGATCACCGGCACGGTGTTCACGCGCGGCGGCCTGACGGCCATCGTCGTGAGCAAGGTGGAGAAGCCCTAGGTGGAGCTCGAGCTCTACCATCTGCATCCGGCGGCCGTCCACTTCCCGATCGCCCTATTGATCGCGGGAGGGGCGGCCGCCGGCGTGCGCCTGCGCAAGGCCGCGCCGGAGTGGCTGTCGAACGCGGAGTCCTGGCTGCTCTGGCTGGGAACGATCTCCGCGTGGGTGACGTTGGGCCTCGGGCTCCTCGCGGAGAAGACGGCGCCGCACGTGCCGCTGGCCTGGGAGGTCCAGGCCGAGCACGAGACGCTGGCGTGGCGGACGGTCGCGGTGTTCACCGCGCTGTCGCTGCTGCGCGCGTTCGCGCTGCGCAAGGGCCTCGACGCGGGCAAGGTCCGCGCCGCTCAGGTCTTTTTCTGGATGATCGGGCTGGGACTGCTCGTCGCGACGGCCATGCACGGCGGGGAGCTGGTCTTCGGCTTCGGGGTGGGCGTGAGGGCGCCGTGATCGGAAGGGAGAACGGATAATGAAGAAGAGATATCGGTTGATGGGCGTGGTGGCGTTCGTCGCGGCGGCGACGGCGGCGATCGGGGCGTCGTCCGAGGAGGCGGCGGTCCGCAAAGTCCTCGGGGACTACAGGACGGCGATGGAGGCGCGCAGCGTCGAGAAGCTCGCCGAGGTCGTCTCCGACGGCCTGCTCGTGCTCGAGGGCACGTACAAGAACGACGGCTGGAAGGACTACCGGGACCATCACATCGGCCCCGAGATGGCGGAGTGGAAGGAGTTCAAGGTCGCCGATCCCAAGCTGACCAAGCTCGAGGTCGGCACGGACCTGGCCTACGCCGTCCAGGAGGCGACCTACACCATCGTCGACGCGAAAGGCCCCGTCGTCCTGCTGGGAGCGGAGACCGTGGTCCTCGCCAAGGAGGCGAAAGGCTGGAGGATCCGGCACCTGCACCTCTCCGCGAAGCGTCTTGCGCCCGCCAAGCCCCCGGCCGAGAAGAAATAGCCGCAAATCCTTCATCCCGCGGCGATTGAACGCCGGGCCCGGGCGGATTAGAATCACGCGAAGGCGGAGAGCGCGATGAGCGAGCCGGAACTATACAGGCCGAAGGTCGCACTTTATCGATGCGCCTGCCGCCATTGCGACGCGGCTCAACAGGAACTGCGCAAGCTCTGCGAGCAGTACGGGGCCATTTTTGAGGTCCAGCGCGTGGAGCGCGACGAGCGCCTGCGCGGGTTCGCGGGCTGGAGCACGCCGATCGTCGCGATCGACGGCGTCGGCGTCACCCAGTTCAAGGTGGACGCCAAGGCCTGGGAGGAGGCGCTGCGCGCGCGCGCGCAAGCCCGGCCGAGCTCTTTGATCGGCACCGTCGCGGACATGTGCTGCTACTTCAAGCTCGGCGCCCGGCCGGAGGGGCACGAGGCGTGCGCCCGGGAATGCTTCGCGGCGGGCGGGCCCGTGGGCATCGCGGCCTTCGACGGCCGCGTCTTCCTCGCCCTGCCTGACCGGCGGGATCCGTCCGCTTTCGAGAGCTTGAAGGATCGGCCCGGACAAAAGGTCCGAGTGGAGGGCGAAATCCGCCTGCGCGAAGGGCTGGCCGCCGTCGTGGTCTCGCGCGTGGAAATCCCATGATCCCCGCGGAGCAGGCGGCCCTGGCCGCCCCGCCCATCCTGCGGCGGGCCTGGACGGCCGCCGCGTTCGCCTTCGTCTTCGTTCTTCATTGGATGACGCCGGCGGGCCCGCACCAGTGGCACTGGCTTCACCTGATCGCGCAGAAGCTTCTCTTCATCCCGGTGCTCATGTGCGCCGCGTGGTACGGCCTGCGGGAGACCTTGCTCATGACCGCCGCGGTCAGCGCGGCCTTCGGCCTCCACATCGCCGTGCAATGGCGCGGCCACCCCATGGTGCAGGCCGACCAGGCGGCCGAACTCGTGAACCTCTGGGTCGCCGCTCCCCTGAGCTGGGCGTTCTTCCGCTCCGAGCGCGCCGCCGCCGAGCGCCTGCGCCGGGCGCACGCGGGCACCTTGCTGGCCCTGGTCTCGTCGCTGGAGCTTCGCGAGCGCTACACGGCGGGGCACTCGCGGCGCGTCGCGGCGTACAGTCTGCTCGCCGCCGAGCGGATGGGACTACGCGACCGCGCCTTTCTCCGTACGCTCGAGACCGGCGCGCTGCTTCACGACGCGGGCAAGATCGGAGTCCCCGATTCCGCGCTCCTGAAGATGGGTGCGCTCAACGACGAGGAGTGGGAGGCGATGCGGCGACACCCGGAGAGCGGCGCGCGGTTGGCGCGGGGATCGGACGCTTTGGAGGGCGCGGCACCGGTCATCGCCGCCCATCATGAACGCTTCGACGGCCGGGGCTACCCCGCGGGGCTCGCGGGCGAGGCCATCCCGCTCGGCGCCCGTATCGTGGCCGCGGCCGACGTCTACGACGCTTTGACCACGGCGCGGCCCTACAAGCGCGCCTTTTCTCACGACGAGGCGGCCGCGATCCTCTGCGAGCAGTCCGGAGCCGCCCTCGACCCGCGGGTCGTCAAAGCCTTCACGGAGATTCCCTTTTACGCGCTCGCGGACGCGGCGGCCCGGGATGGCGTCGTCCTGCGGGAGACGGCGGCATGAGAATGCGGATTTGGAAGCTCCTCTGGCCCTTGCGCGCCTGGCGGCGCAAGGGCCTGGAGGAGGGGGACTATTTCCCCGGCTTCACGCTCAGCGACGCGGCCGGGCGCCGCTTCTCGCTGTCGGAGAACCCCGAGGGGAAGATGACCGCCCTCTGGCTTACCAACCTCTGCGAGGACTGCCGCTCCAAGGTGCCGCTGCTGGAGGAACTGCGCCGGGAGGCGGGGGACCGTTTCCGCATCCTGGCCATCAGCTTGTTGGGCGATGACCGGACGCTGCCGGCCCAGGTCTCCGCCCGCTGCGGCTTCCCGATCCTGCTGGACCCGGAGGACATCGTGGCCCGCAAGCTCGGCCTTGCTCATCCGCCCCGGACGTGCCCGCTGCACAACCTTTTCATCCTGGACCGGGACCGTCGGATCGTGTTTCGCCATCACCTGTCCGCGCTCAAGCCTGAGGCCTTCAGAACGTTATGGCGAGGACTCGCTCCGCCGGCTTGACGACGTCCGTCAACTCGCGGGCGCCGTATCGTGCTAAGCGAACCGTATAAGCAGGAGCTCGCAGGCGAACCCGGGACCGAACGCGGCCATAAGCCCATGCGAGCCCGGGCGCGGCTCGGCTTTCTCGATGGCATCGCGCAGAATGAAGAGGAGCGAGGATGAGGAAAGATTCCCGTTCTCGGCGAGGAACTCGCGCGATAGGCGGGTCTTTCGCGCATCGATACCGAGCGAGCGCTCGCAGGCGTCGAGGATCTTCGCGCTCCCGGGGTGGAGCAGGAAGTGCTCGATATCCGCCGTCTTGAGGCCGTGACGCGCGAGGAACGGCTCCACCGTCGCGGCGAAGCTCTCCTCGACGAGCGTCACCGCTCTCGGAGAGAGGACCAGGCGCATGCCTTGATCGGTGAAGTCCCAGCCCATGACGTCGAGCGAGTCGGGAAGGAGCGCGCCGGCCGAGTCGACGATCTCGGCGCGTCCGCGGCCCCGGCGGCGGTCTCCGGCCAGGACCACGGCGGAGGCCCCGTCGCCGAACAGCGCGGCCGCCACGATCTGCGTCGTCTCCAGCTCCTGAGGCATGAAGGTCAGGCTGCACAACTCGACGGAGAGCACGAGGACGGCCTCCTCGGGCCTCCCCAGAAGGAAGTCCGCCGCGCGCGCGAGCGCCACGGCCCCGCCGGCGCAGCCGGAGCCGAACAGGGGAGTCCTTTTGACTCCGCGCGGGAAGGGGAGGGCCTGGGCCAGGTGGGCCTCGAGGCTCGGCGTGAGCAGGCCGGTCGTCGTCACCGAGACGATGTGGCCGATGTCGGAAAAGTCGAGCCCCGCCTTTTCGAGCGCTGAGCGCAGGGCCCGTTCGGACAGCTCGCGCGCGTGCGTGAAGTAGGCGGCATTTTTTTCCTCGAACGGGCGGGGCAAAAGGTAGCGCTCGATCGGCTCGACGAGGGCGCGGGATCGCACGCCCGCGCGGTCGAAGATGGCTTCCCGCCCCGGAGACTCCAGCAGCGGCCCGAACGCCGTCCGGCACGCTTGGCGGACCTCATCCTGAGCATAGCGGTGCGCCGGCACGGCCGTCGCCGCCGATAGAATCCTGGGCATGGGGGAAGAGCGTAGCTTTTTCGCCGCGGGTGAAGTCGGGCGCTCCTGATTGGCTACAATGGACGGGAAATGAACAAGGCCGCGTTGAGCCCCCTTTTCGCCCGCTACCGCTCGGATCCGGAATCCGTCTACAACACCTGGTTCGTCAACGGCGAGGCCCGAATGAAGGCCTTTCGCGCGATCCGCCTCGGGGTGCGCGAGACGGTCGCGAGCATCGCGCGGGGGGATTTCGGCAACGACTTCAAGGGATCGTCCCTGGAAACGGTCTTGAACGCAATCACCGAGCAGAAGGAGGTTTTCGCGGGCGCCGCGCACCCGTTCTACTGGAAGCCGAAGCTCCGCATCCCGGATATCTATGAAAACGAGGCGAACAAGCGCCTGTTCGCTTCGTTTCTCGACGCCTGCCTCGCCGCGGGAAACGAATCCCAGCTCCTGGATCAAATCAGTCTGCTCGCCGCGGCGAAGATCAAGGGCCTCGGACCGGCCTCGGCGAACATCCTCTACTTCCTGCACCCGACCTTGATCCCTCCGTTCAATACGGCGATGGTTCGCGGCTTCAACGCTTTATTTCGGGACGATAAGAAGCTCGGATCCTGGGAGGCCTATCTGGAGATGCGGGCGGCCATCCTCGCGGCGAACTCGGAGGCGGGATTCTCGAAGGATTTGGGCGATTTCGCCGGCCTTCTCTTCGAGATCGGGTCGGGGAGAATCAACGTGGACGGCACGGCGGCCGCCTTTACAGAAGGCAAGACCGCAGCGGAACGTTCCGCCCGAGCGCGTCACGCGAGGGTCCTCGAAGAGAAAGGGGAGGAATCCGAGCACAGCCGGATGCAGCACCTGCTCATCACGGTGGGCCGCGCCTTGAACTGCGATGTCCACGTCGCCCGCAACGATCGGCACCGAAGCTTCGAGGGCGAATCATTCTCCCTGCGCACCCTGCCGCGGCTCCCGCCTCTCGCTTTGTCCGACGAGGTCCTCGATACGGTTTCCCTCATCGACGTTCTCTGGCTGCGCCGCGGCACGGGCGATATCGTCTGCGCCTTCGAGGTGGAGAAAAGTACGTCGATCTATTCCGGCATGCTGCGCCTCCAAGACCTGGCGCTCTCTCTTCCCGGCTGCCCATGCGGACTTTATCTCGTCGCCCCCGACGAGCGAGAAGGGGACGTGCTGGCGCAGATGTCCCGTCCGGCGTTCCTGAAGACGGGGCTGGAGTTTTCCTATATTCCTTTCGGCGAGCTCGCCGCGAACGCGGACGCCTTATGCCGTTTCGGCGAGGACCACGGCGTCCTGCGCAAGCT
Coding sequences within:
- a CDS encoding nuclear transport factor 2 family protein — encoded protein: MKKRYRLMGVVAFVAAATAAIGASSEEAAVRKVLGDYRTAMEARSVEKLAEVVSDGLLVLEGTYKNDGWKDYRDHHIGPEMAEWKEFKVADPKLTKLEVGTDLAYAVQEATYTIVDAKGPVVLLGAETVVLAKEAKGWRIRHLHLSAKRLAPAKPPAEKK
- a CDS encoding type III polyketide synthase, translating into MPRILSAATAVPAHRYAQDEVRQACRTAFGPLLESPGREAIFDRAGVRSRALVEPIERYLLPRPFEEKNAAYFTHARELSERALRSALEKAGLDFSDIGHIVSVTTTGLLTPSLEAHLAQALPFPRGVKRTPLFGSGCAGGAVALARAADFLLGRPEEAVLVLSVELCSLTFMPQELETTQIVAAALFGDGASAVVLAGDRRRGRGRAEIVDSAGALLPDSLDVMGWDFTDQGMRLVLSPRAVTLVEESFAATVEPFLARHGLKTADIEHFLLHPGSAKILDACERSLGIDARKTRLSREFLAENGNLSSSSLLFILRDAIEKAEPRPGSHGLMAAFGPGFACELLLIRFA
- a CDS encoding DUF2231 domain-containing protein translates to MELELYHLHPAAVHFPIALLIAGGAAAGVRLRKAAPEWLSNAESWLLWLGTISAWVTLGLGLLAEKTAPHVPLAWEVQAEHETLAWRTVAVFTALSLLRAFALRKGLDAGKVRAAQVFFWMIGLGLLVATAMHGGELVFGFGVGVRAP
- a CDS encoding TlpA family protein disulfide reductase, with amino-acid sequence MRMRIWKLLWPLRAWRRKGLEEGDYFPGFTLSDAAGRRFSLSENPEGKMTALWLTNLCEDCRSKVPLLEELRREAGDRFRILAISLLGDDRTLPAQVSARCGFPILLDPEDIVARKLGLAHPPRTCPLHNLFILDRDRRIVFRHHLSALKPEAFRTLWRGLAPPA
- a CDS encoding HD-GYP domain-containing protein; its protein translation is MIPAEQAALAAPPILRRAWTAAAFAFVFVLHWMTPAGPHQWHWLHLIAQKLLFIPVLMCAAWYGLRETLLMTAAVSAAFGLHIAVQWRGHPMVQADQAAELVNLWVAAPLSWAFFRSERAAAERLRRAHAGTLLALVSSLELRERYTAGHSRRVAAYSLLAAERMGLRDRAFLRTLETGALLHDAGKIGVPDSALLKMGALNDEEWEAMRRHPESGARLARGSDALEGAAPVIAAHHERFDGRGYPAGLAGEAIPLGARIVAAADVYDALTTARPYKRAFSHDEAAAILCEQSGAALDPRVVKAFTEIPFYALADAAARDGVVLRETAA